Proteins encoded in a region of the Novibacillus thermophilus genome:
- a CDS encoding type IV secretory system conjugative DNA transfer family protein, with amino-acid sequence MGGDDAFTHMLIVGPSRCGKTATILKPMIYQMLLEKARGKKLGLSVIEPKGDVAEMVAEMSKGMGIPYVYIDPLKENGHKLNVMQGETDDVAEATVAVLKSMFGRQEAFFSHVQELSARNITKLLKELYGDNIDLLDLVRTLRDPKLLRREVEKIKAEQGFTDLVDFFENELLGQYQEKYQQFVIGLRAQLENISSNKYLKRVISGKSDIDLDEHMEKGGVLAVNTEMGRLGTAGDAFGRFVIMHLQNATFRRPGTERTRVPHFLICDEYGRYINPDVERFLSAAAEYRTAGIFAIQSLGQLEVESGNISSRAMKQAIMTSCRNKIAFGGLSANDAKEFAEEFGKDRVVQRQSTYKHRVLVPPIFPDSYRDTEKEEYRYYYTRLMDGMPRFHFIYKLLQNGTPTEPRMGKGDFVPRDWKERLNGNSTVEKEGARAYVKRRLKGLQELLFQKRPVADEEDDDHVEEVEKESVWAMYDEPGETNEVSTEPEGEMGNETFSIKDVQPEIPQAEYERVATQEQSDDAPTPLDEQTEPKKREPVVAAEEDSFWT; translated from the coding sequence TTGGGGGGAGACGATGCGTTCACGCACATGCTCATTGTCGGTCCTTCGCGCTGCGGCAAAACAGCGACGATACTCAAGCCCATGATCTATCAAATGCTGCTTGAAAAGGCGCGCGGGAAAAAGCTAGGATTGTCCGTCATAGAGCCGAAAGGCGACGTTGCTGAGATGGTCGCGGAAATGTCCAAAGGAATGGGTATTCCCTATGTATATATTGACCCTTTAAAGGAAAACGGCCACAAATTAAACGTTATGCAAGGGGAAACAGATGATGTGGCAGAAGCGACGGTCGCAGTACTCAAGTCCATGTTTGGTCGGCAGGAAGCATTTTTTTCCCATGTACAGGAGCTCTCTGCTAGAAACATTACTAAACTGCTAAAAGAGTTATATGGGGATAACATCGACTTGCTTGATCTAGTCCGTACTTTGCGCGACCCGAAACTGTTAAGGCGTGAAGTCGAAAAAATTAAGGCCGAGCAAGGATTCACCGACTTGGTGGACTTCTTCGAGAATGAATTGCTTGGGCAATATCAGGAAAAATATCAGCAGTTTGTCATTGGTCTTCGCGCACAGCTAGAAAACATATCAAGTAATAAATACTTGAAACGGGTTATTAGCGGTAAATCGGACATTGATTTGGATGAACATATGGAAAAGGGCGGCGTCCTTGCCGTCAACACAGAAATGGGACGCTTGGGAACTGCGGGAGATGCGTTTGGAAGATTTGTGATTATGCATCTACAAAACGCTACATTTCGCCGTCCAGGTACTGAGAGAACACGTGTGCCGCATTTCTTAATTTGTGATGAGTACGGGAGATATATCAATCCCGATGTGGAACGATTTTTATCGGCAGCGGCTGAGTATCGCACTGCAGGTATTTTTGCGATTCAATCCTTGGGTCAACTTGAGGTTGAGTCCGGCAATATTTCATCACGCGCGATGAAACAGGCGATCATGACATCATGTCGAAATAAAATTGCATTTGGCGGGTTATCTGCAAACGACGCAAAAGAGTTTGCCGAAGAGTTTGGGAAAGATCGGGTGGTGCAGAGACAATCGACTTATAAACACCGCGTTCTCGTTCCCCCGATTTTTCCTGATTCGTATCGGGATACAGAGAAGGAAGAGTACAGGTATTACTACACGCGGCTCATGGATGGAATGCCGCGTTTTCATTTTATTTATAAATTGCTCCAAAACGGAACGCCAACAGAGCCCAGGATGGGAAAGGGCGATTTTGTCCCAAGAGATTGGAAGGAACGGTTGAATGGCAATTCGACAGTGGAAAAAGAAGGGGCGCGGGCATATGTGAAAAGGAGATTAAAGGGATTGCAGGAACTTCTCTTCCAAAAACGACCGGTAGCAGATGAGGAGGATGATGACCACGTAGAGGAGGTGGAAAAGGAATCCGTTTGGGCGATGTACGATGAACCGGGTGAGACAAATGAAGTATCCACAGAACCGGAAGGAGAGATGGGGAATGAGACATTTTCGATCAAAGACGTTCAACCGGAAATACCCCAGGCCGAATATGAAAGAGTGGCCACACAAGAACAATCCGATGACGCACCTACACCGTTAGATGAACAGACGGAACCGAAGAAGAGAGAGCCGGTTGTAGCTGCAGAGGAAGATTCGTTTTGGACTTAA
- the radC gene encoding RadC family protein: MWKGKTMSQKYTDRVREQLSFYSANQTELSDLFAVLIGGKGATPERCQKLAGIGLEELAEMSLEELGEYVPKTAAERIYAAFELGWRTIKVRSRGQRTILRSPQDAADFVRSEIAHEKQEHFVVLLLDVKNHLIGQETVFIGSLNASIAHPREIFKTAIRRSAAAIICLHNHPSGDPQPSAEDRNVTRRLKEAGEVVGIELLDHIIIGEERFYSFREHDLL; encoded by the coding sequence ATGTGGAAAGGGAAAACAATGAGCCAAAAATATACGGATAGAGTTAGAGAGCAGTTGTCCTTTTACTCAGCGAACCAAACGGAACTATCGGACTTATTCGCAGTTCTCATTGGTGGCAAAGGGGCTACTCCTGAAAGATGCCAAAAACTCGCTGGAATCGGACTCGAGGAACTAGCAGAAATGTCCTTAGAGGAATTGGGCGAATACGTCCCAAAAACAGCAGCAGAACGTATTTACGCTGCTTTTGAACTGGGTTGGCGTACTATCAAAGTGAGAAGTAGAGGGCAACGAACAATCCTTCGTTCCCCACAGGATGCAGCCGACTTTGTGCGATCCGAAATCGCACATGAGAAACAGGAACACTTTGTCGTCCTGCTCCTTGATGTAAAAAACCATCTAATCGGGCAAGAAACGGTGTTTATCGGTAGCTTAAATGCATCCATTGCACACCCAAGGGAAATTTTTAAAACTGCAATCAGGAGAAGTGCGGCTGCTATTATTTGCCTACACAACCACCCAAGCGGTGATCCGCAACCATCTGCTGAAGATCGAAATGTGACTAGACGATTAAAAGAGGCTGGTGAGGTGGTTGGCATCGAGTTGCTGGATCACATCATTATTGGCGAAGAAAGATTCTATAGTTTTCGAGAACACGATCTTTTGTGA
- a CDS encoding ISNCY family transposase, which produces MQGLITGGEAAELLRLSYRQVIRLKKTRAGGGRNRHHPQKQRTQTGTCLFRRDAPNDSLALHQSDAYRGCNDVHFAELLAKNEGIRVSPSTVRRIRSDAGIPPKRKRRPAKVHRPRERKPQAGMLVQMDGSPHAWLEDRAKPMSLLAAIDDATGKILAAIFRPQEDTEGYFRLTQQMIEKEGIPMSVYSDRHMIFRSPNEKQTIEEELAGEPVPLSQFGQALAELGITHIKAFTPQAKGRVERLFQTLQDRWIPELRLRGIDTIETANKVLPELTQAHRRLTR; this is translated from the coding sequence ATCCAAGGTCTGATCACAGGAGGTGAAGCTGCCGAATTGCTCCGTTTAAGTTACCGCCAGGTTATCCGTCTCAAAAAAACGCGTGCTGGAGGAGGGAGAAATAGGCATCATCCACAAAAACAAAGGACGCAAACCGGCACATGCCTTTTCCGACGAGACGCGCCAAATGATTCTCTTGCGCTACACCAGAGTGATGCGTATAGAGGCTGCAATGATGTGCATTTTGCTGAATTGTTAGCCAAGAATGAAGGGATTCGGGTTAGTCCCTCCACGGTGCGGCGTATTCGCTCCGATGCCGGCATTCCACCAAAACGCAAACGGCGTCCGGCAAAGGTGCATCGCCCACGGGAACGCAAACCACAGGCAGGTATGTTAGTTCAGATGGACGGTAGCCCTCACGCTTGGTTAGAGGATCGGGCAAAACCGATGTCGCTTCTTGCCGCCATTGATGATGCGACGGGAAAGATACTCGCGGCGATATTCCGCCCACAAGAGGATACCGAAGGCTATTTCAGGCTCACACAGCAAATGATTGAGAAAGAGGGGATTCCGATGTCTGTGTATTCGGACCGCCATATGATTTTTCGTTCTCCAAACGAAAAGCAGACGATTGAAGAGGAGCTGGCAGGAGAACCTGTGCCTTTGTCGCAATTCGGGCAAGCCCTTGCAGAATTAGGCATTACGCACATCAAGGCTTTCACACCTCAAGCCAAGGGGCGTGTTGAACGGCTGTTCCAAACGCTGCAGGACCGCTGGATTCCCGAGTTGCGCTTGCGGGGTATAGACACCATTGAGACAGCCAATAAGGTGCTGCCGGAGTTGACCCAAGCACACAGACGCTTGACACGGTGA
- a CDS encoding DUF6094 domain-containing protein produces the protein MARLESESKGGYYPTPSKEMAHILKRVVADYGARVTLLDPCAGKGEALRQAQNHLLKIGAGPVSYGIEIEKNRAEAAAGLLDHTISCGYEDARMSHKAFSFLYLNPPFMQVGRERSETIFFRDLTQADSYLTDGALVILNIPQYVLADVARLIAIRLENVKVYRFTDENYPLYKQIIVYGYRKKAGTGCDTALHQELVWLSRSSGNALSVLDEEDGVQYKVPEPMRTVELFQSGIVELDDIFQSLSECDFLNKVTDKIKAVKLENAKAQNPAMPLKLSHYATAIAAGALPEKMGDHMLVGVTKRVQTERTEVDNETGKEKETVTFRPKSLVRVFSKQGIFDLE, from the coding sequence ATGGCGAGGCTTGAATCCGAAAGCAAAGGCGGCTACTATCCGACGCCGAGTAAAGAAATGGCCCACATTTTGAAACGTGTCGTCGCGGACTATGGTGCGCGTGTCACATTACTCGACCCGTGTGCGGGAAAAGGTGAAGCCCTCAGGCAAGCGCAAAATCACTTGCTGAAAATAGGTGCTGGTCCCGTCTCTTATGGGATTGAAATCGAAAAAAACCGCGCGGAAGCAGCGGCAGGACTGCTGGACCACACAATTTCGTGTGGTTATGAAGATGCGAGAATGAGCCACAAGGCATTCTCGTTTCTTTATCTCAATCCCCCTTTTATGCAAGTAGGAAGGGAGCGAAGTGAAACAATTTTCTTTCGTGACCTTACACAAGCAGACAGTTATTTGACCGATGGGGCGTTGGTTATCCTGAACATTCCGCAGTACGTTTTGGCGGATGTGGCAAGACTGATCGCCATTCGGTTAGAAAATGTCAAAGTGTACCGGTTCACGGACGAAAATTATCCGTTATACAAGCAGATCATTGTATACGGGTATCGCAAAAAGGCTGGTACAGGGTGTGATACCGCGCTTCATCAAGAGCTGGTATGGCTGTCGCGCAGCTCGGGTAACGCACTTTCTGTTCTTGATGAAGAGGACGGGGTGCAATACAAAGTCCCGGAGCCGATGCGGACAGTGGAGTTGTTTCAATCGGGAATCGTCGAGCTTGATGACATTTTCCAGTCCTTGTCTGAATGTGACTTTCTTAACAAGGTTACAGACAAGATCAAGGCCGTCAAATTGGAGAATGCCAAAGCACAAAACCCGGCGATGCCGCTCAAATTGTCGCATTACGCGACGGCGATTGCAGCAGGTGCACTCCCAGAAAAAATGGGGGATCACATGCTCGTTGGGGTCACTAAAAGAGTGCAAACAGAACGCACGGAAGTGGACAATGAAACAGGTAAGGAGAAAGAAACCGTTACCTTTAGACCAAAGTCACTCGTCCGTGTGTTCTCAAAACAAGGGATTTTTGACCTTGAATAG
- a CDS encoding DEAD/DEAH box helicase family protein, which yields MLKIRVEEDGKSFEAFVKMLMIKPKQFEWEEERIVGMAIAGNTTACRAIHASAYSHSPFVVFDDETGEEKSYRPTGHYRRVEEINGKVCHMFLLPRLAIQDEYNQELIQAEQEEKPKPDRVIIAPDGEVEKAAGRFLAHTYGLPRSEEWVAKYLSILPEEKWSEIRCETTPLMRDWQNVRAVHIHSMEEQEVLDAVQQAIHNNVLNVYSSIGGEAVFRKGMSTENYLRENAETLAGHLDRYMTPQYDGSHFDRYIGETKRVSVPAQARVIMGALTVLKKQNSVFIVGDMGTGKTQISLTVIYSMMKQRTDSGAKDGLRVLIVAPAITIPKWATSEIPTVLGQYRQTTIVLSTTEDALTYVRKVRNGHKPPKNTIEFVLVSTDRMKLGASRHVLGARWNNRDHTWRCPDCGNPIMTPDAKAEDEFAGWRDAVSDPKNPPTEAEFSAARRTGNLEANGLPKSYVKKWNNKIRRFQCNNCTPEGKQNRSLTRPALKQRGEDKMKNRWMIAQIFQRMLPNHFHVGIFDEIQQMKASDSGRGVAFHKILKSCRKAVFLTGTLTNGAASSIQATLWRSDPKSLLDEGFTHATTAEKWAYKYGVLERVTHRDDEGVTGVTTNRRKERVIIKEKPGIAPQLTANHLLHKSVFIELSDLGLPLVKLKEIPVIVDLEEEHAEAYQTFHRDLYNTCRDMQQELGTVAWSRFNPATLNYADQPQLGQEIEFRARDGGLLRSVTAPDFSEDYLTSKDKKMVEIVQRELAEGRGCLIFTNFTGYYRTNERVQKVLYRHGISSEILDTKTTPLRRFEWLEEQRRKGTKVLIMNMSLVQVGLDIVNWPTILYYQLNDDINVIRQSSRRGWRLGQSKECRVYFLVNGGTQQFNQFQRLMSRRINAMLVEGRIERSDSLAKYAQDDMSHLERDLSKSLAASELADKWRSAAEKDVDKELEMVEESELKARIKEAFTELTAETKRLCGIPVDTAKLKEAKEVEVAAEPASVSTAMEQIDLFDYLEQFTVEKVQIKRRGKPVQEVEQMTIAL from the coding sequence ATGCTTAAAATTCGAGTAGAGGAAGATGGAAAATCATTCGAGGCGTTTGTCAAAATGCTCATGATTAAACCTAAGCAGTTTGAATGGGAAGAGGAACGAATCGTCGGCATGGCCATTGCCGGGAATACAACGGCTTGCCGTGCGATACATGCCTCGGCGTATAGCCATTCACCATTCGTTGTTTTTGATGATGAAACGGGTGAAGAAAAGTCATACCGACCGACGGGTCATTACCGACGGGTTGAGGAAATAAACGGCAAAGTCTGTCATATGTTTCTCTTGCCTCGCTTAGCTATACAAGATGAGTATAATCAAGAACTCATCCAAGCGGAGCAAGAGGAAAAACCAAAACCGGATCGGGTGATTATCGCCCCGGATGGAGAAGTCGAAAAGGCTGCTGGGCGTTTCCTCGCTCACACCTACGGACTACCGCGATCGGAGGAATGGGTGGCGAAGTACCTTTCCATTCTTCCGGAAGAGAAGTGGTCCGAAATCAGGTGTGAGACAACACCTCTTATGAGAGATTGGCAAAACGTCCGCGCTGTTCACATCCATTCAATGGAAGAGCAGGAAGTCTTAGATGCTGTTCAACAGGCGATACACAATAACGTGCTTAACGTCTACAGCAGCATCGGAGGCGAAGCCGTCTTCCGGAAAGGGATGAGTACCGAGAATTATCTTCGGGAAAACGCCGAAACCCTTGCCGGTCACTTAGACCGGTACATGACACCGCAGTATGACGGAAGTCACTTTGACCGTTATATTGGAGAAACAAAACGGGTGAGCGTTCCTGCCCAAGCAAGAGTGATTATGGGAGCTCTAACCGTTCTCAAAAAACAAAACTCCGTTTTTATCGTCGGAGATATGGGCACAGGTAAAACACAGATATCCCTAACAGTCATTTATTCCATGATGAAACAACGAACGGATAGTGGGGCTAAAGACGGTTTGCGTGTCCTTATTGTCGCACCGGCGATTACGATCCCAAAGTGGGCAACCTCTGAAATTCCCACAGTACTGGGACAATACCGGCAGACAACAATCGTTTTGAGCACAACGGAAGATGCGCTGACCTACGTTCGTAAGGTAAGAAACGGTCATAAGCCACCAAAAAACACGATAGAGTTTGTCCTCGTCTCAACTGACCGAATGAAGCTTGGGGCGAGCAGACATGTGTTAGGGGCAAGATGGAACAATCGGGATCACACATGGCGCTGCCCCGATTGCGGAAATCCGATCATGACCCCGGACGCGAAAGCAGAAGATGAATTCGCGGGATGGAGAGATGCCGTCAGTGACCCAAAAAATCCACCAACAGAGGCTGAATTTTCGGCGGCAAGACGTACGGGCAATTTGGAAGCAAACGGTTTGCCTAAAAGTTACGTCAAAAAGTGGAACAATAAGATCCGCCGATTTCAGTGTAATAATTGCACACCGGAAGGTAAGCAGAACCGTTCGTTGACACGTCCTGCCTTAAAACAACGCGGCGAGGATAAAATGAAAAATCGTTGGATGATCGCGCAGATTTTCCAGCGAATGCTGCCTAACCATTTCCATGTTGGTATTTTTGACGAAATCCAACAAATGAAGGCGAGCGATAGCGGACGTGGCGTCGCTTTTCACAAGATACTAAAGTCTTGTCGGAAGGCCGTGTTTCTAACCGGGACGCTCACGAACGGTGCAGCAAGCTCCATCCAAGCGACGTTATGGCGCAGTGATCCTAAATCTTTGTTGGACGAAGGGTTCACACATGCCACCACTGCTGAGAAATGGGCGTATAAATACGGTGTTTTGGAACGTGTGACACACCGGGATGATGAAGGTGTCACCGGTGTGACAACAAACCGACGCAAAGAACGTGTCATTATCAAGGAAAAACCGGGGATCGCACCACAGCTTACGGCGAATCACTTACTCCACAAATCAGTGTTTATTGAGTTGAGTGATTTGGGACTGCCGTTAGTGAAGTTAAAAGAGATTCCCGTCATCGTAGACCTTGAGGAAGAACACGCTGAGGCGTACCAAACATTTCATCGGGATTTGTATAACACCTGTCGCGATATGCAGCAGGAATTGGGAACGGTAGCATGGTCACGGTTTAATCCGGCTACTCTGAATTATGCGGATCAGCCGCAATTGGGGCAGGAAATTGAGTTCAGAGCCAGGGATGGTGGGCTCTTACGCTCGGTGACTGCTCCGGATTTCTCGGAGGATTATCTGACTTCCAAAGATAAAAAGATGGTGGAAATTGTCCAGAGAGAATTGGCAGAAGGTCGTGGTTGTCTGATCTTCACCAATTTCACAGGTTATTACCGAACCAACGAACGGGTCCAAAAGGTACTTTATCGTCACGGGATTTCATCTGAAATACTCGATACGAAAACAACACCTTTGAGACGATTCGAGTGGTTGGAAGAGCAAAGGCGCAAAGGTACAAAGGTTCTTATTATGAATATGAGCCTTGTGCAAGTCGGATTGGATATAGTCAACTGGCCAACGATTTTGTATTACCAGTTGAACGACGATATTAATGTTATTCGGCAGTCCTCGCGGCGAGGATGGCGGCTGGGGCAGTCCAAAGAATGCCGTGTTTACTTCCTTGTCAATGGAGGGACACAGCAATTTAACCAGTTCCAACGTCTTATGAGTCGCCGCATTAACGCCATGCTCGTGGAAGGACGTATTGAACGTTCCGATAGCCTTGCGAAATACGCGCAAGACGACATGAGCCACTTGGAACGGGATCTTTCCAAGAGTCTTGCTGCTAGTGAATTAGCAGACAAGTGGAGATCCGCTGCCGAAAAGGATGTCGATAAAGAACTTGAGATGGTAGAGGAATCCGAGTTGAAGGCTCGGATCAAAGAAGCCTTTACCGAATTGACCGCTGAAACAAAGCGGCTGTGCGGTATCCCTGTAGATACGGCGAAGCTGAAAGAAGCCAAAGAAGTGGAAGTTGCTGCAGAACCGGCTTCCGTATCGACTGCCATGGAACAAATTGATCTGTTCGATTACTTGGAACAGTTCACCGTTGAAAAAGTACAGATAAAACGCAGAGGAAAACCTGTGCAAGAAGTTGAGCAGATGACCATCGCGCTCTAA
- a CDS encoding S1 RNA-binding domain-containing protein — MMTTKVLQETDVTLKVVHESDEDVREQQLKEAWEKVYGARQNNSVLINPLSGIEQVQGKTVGVVMIDNLIKGIIPLEHSGCENARQLSRLIGQDVYFKVTALDRESRQFAASIQAGVEHVQGLTWDQLQEGMKVEARITDVYMKRMVLDIGAIPVTLPAEEVSHGWIDDLRGEFKRGERIQVRVTELDKEEKKLTVSRKAALPSPWPDCMQRYVEGGIYPGTVSGKEEYGTFVNLEPGVDCLAPHTHPRVGTVGKGDNVFVRVRHVDPMKQRISGRIVRRL, encoded by the coding sequence ATGATGACAACGAAGGTATTACAAGAAACAGACGTAACGTTAAAAGTTGTACACGAGAGTGATGAGGATGTTCGCGAACAACAACTAAAAGAAGCATGGGAAAAGGTGTATGGTGCGCGTCAAAATAACTCCGTTCTGATTAATCCGTTAAGCGGGATTGAGCAAGTTCAGGGTAAGACCGTTGGTGTGGTCATGATCGACAATCTCATTAAAGGAATCATTCCATTAGAACACTCTGGATGTGAGAACGCCAGGCAGCTTAGCCGTTTAATTGGACAAGATGTTTATTTTAAGGTCACTGCTTTGGATAGGGAAAGTCGTCAGTTTGCTGCCTCCATTCAAGCCGGCGTAGAACACGTGCAGGGATTGACGTGGGATCAATTGCAGGAAGGGATGAAGGTTGAAGCGCGAATTACGGATGTGTATATGAAAAGGATGGTGTTGGACATAGGCGCCATTCCAGTCACACTTCCCGCCGAGGAGGTCAGTCATGGATGGATTGATGATTTAAGGGGCGAATTCAAACGAGGGGAACGAATACAGGTGCGCGTAACGGAGCTTGACAAGGAGGAGAAAAAGCTAACTGTCAGCCGAAAAGCCGCCCTTCCAAGCCCGTGGCCGGATTGTATGCAACGGTACGTTGAGGGGGGGATTTATCCGGGGACCGTTTCAGGGAAAGAAGAATACGGGACATTTGTCAACTTGGAACCAGGTGTGGATTGTCTTGCTCCCCATACACATCCACGGGTAGGAACCGTCGGCAAAGGCGATAACGTCTTTGTTAGAGTACGACATGTGGATCCGATGAAGCAAAGGATAAGCGGAAGAATTGTTCGCAGGCTCTGA
- the ssb gene encoding single-stranded DNA-binding protein, whose product MINRIVIVGRLTKDPELRYTPNGVATTTFTLAVERPFTNRDGNREADFIRIVTWRNLAEACANYLKKGRLAGVDGRLQIRSFDGNDGNRVTLSEVVADNVRFLEPKDGNKKSNTSDEYNDPFGGQTESLDISDDELPF is encoded by the coding sequence ATGATAAACCGCATTGTAATAGTCGGACGTTTGACAAAGGACCCGGAACTACGTTACACGCCGAATGGGGTAGCAACTACTACTTTTACACTGGCGGTGGAACGCCCGTTTACCAATCGTGATGGAAACCGTGAGGCTGATTTCATCCGTATCGTAACGTGGAGAAATTTGGCCGAAGCTTGTGCGAACTACTTAAAAAAGGGTCGCTTAGCCGGAGTAGATGGTCGTTTACAAATTCGTTCTTTTGACGGGAATGATGGAAACCGAGTAACCTTATCGGAAGTTGTCGCTGATAATGTTCGGTTCTTGGAGCCGAAAGATGGCAATAAGAAGTCGAACACATCGGATGAATACAACGATCCGTTTGGTGGCCAAACAGAGTCGTTAGACATTTCAGACGATGAACTCCCCTTCTGA
- a CDS encoding LysM peptidoglycan-binding domain-containing protein — MKLKIIGIAVVAISLLTAIVGWGSDKPPIEKEPYTVQEGDTLWHIASERWEGDPREGVRWIREKNSLESPIIHPGETILVPKKEETE; from the coding sequence ATGAAGCTAAAGATTATTGGGATCGCGGTAGTTGCTATTTCCCTGTTAACCGCTATTGTCGGTTGGGGAAGTGATAAACCGCCTATCGAAAAAGAGCCTTACACCGTTCAAGAGGGTGATACTCTCTGGCACATTGCGAGTGAGCGGTGGGAAGGAGATCCCCGGGAAGGTGTGAGGTGGATACGGGAGAAGAATTCTCTCGAATCACCTATTATTCATCCGGGAGAAACAATTTTAGTACCAAAAAAGGAGGAAACGGAGTAA
- a CDS encoding replication-relaxation family protein: MIEEWEFDDLQTGIVNFTDRDLNILKDLYEYRTLTTQQVLKWYFDKKRYGYQRMYLLRKDGLINSRPLVVEHGRKQTSCYFITDKGIRVLLREGVIERPVRQAKNIQIKGPHLRYVVETNDIYLQLRDYGWTVLGGREVKNEFKLNRADLIQGMLISGDGEKFGIYIVSDNPAEHTASKIVTEIGNSRLPSHIVFCRGKSGYEMVRDRARKMNVFVGGSLNVLPFANGVKILRSLRTKASLVRLYTMFGEVRQVEGGRLPYQYVIRHKGEDKYVAQLLTGDLMTHFSLTKYNRDIYIRDGKKVLVFAWSAQRGEIEQAYRAYPHIEFEWLEMGVLDTLPD, encoded by the coding sequence TTGATTGAAGAATGGGAATTTGACGATTTGCAGACAGGAATAGTGAACTTTACGGATCGGGATTTAAATATATTAAAGGACTTGTATGAGTATCGAACGTTAACTACGCAACAGGTATTAAAGTGGTATTTTGATAAGAAGCGATATGGATACCAACGTATGTATCTACTGAGGAAAGATGGACTAATCAATAGTCGCCCGTTAGTTGTAGAACATGGGCGTAAACAAACGTCTTGTTATTTTATAACAGATAAAGGAATTCGTGTTTTATTACGTGAGGGTGTTATTGAGAGACCAGTACGACAGGCGAAAAATATACAGATTAAAGGTCCGCATTTACGCTATGTGGTAGAAACGAACGATATTTATCTGCAACTACGTGATTATGGTTGGACAGTATTGGGTGGAAGAGAAGTAAAAAATGAATTTAAACTAAATCGAGCCGACTTGATACAGGGGATGCTCATAAGTGGAGATGGAGAAAAGTTTGGTATATATATCGTCTCCGATAACCCTGCTGAACATACCGCGTCCAAAATAGTAACGGAGATAGGGAATAGCCGCTTGCCATCCCATATTGTCTTTTGTAGAGGTAAATCGGGTTATGAAATGGTGAGGGACCGCGCGAGAAAAATGAACGTGTTTGTAGGGGGTTCACTGAATGTGTTGCCTTTTGCCAACGGGGTGAAAATATTGCGATCACTAAGAACAAAGGCTTCCCTTGTGAGATTGTACACAATGTTTGGTGAGGTAAGACAAGTAGAAGGTGGCCGTTTACCCTATCAGTACGTTATTCGGCATAAAGGCGAGGATAAGTATGTGGCACAACTTCTTACAGGGGATCTGATGACACATTTCTCACTTACGAAATACAACCGGGACATTTATATCCGCGATGGCAAAAAAGTGCTTGTATTTGCATGGTCCGCCCAAAGGGGTGAAATTGAGCAGGCGTACCGTGCATATCCGCATATTGAATTTGAATGGCTGGAAATGGGGGTTTTGGACACATTGCCTGATTGA